One window of Flavobacterium ammonificans genomic DNA carries:
- a CDS encoding DUF6913 domain-containing protein gives MFLNYLKNYFLKYTLKNKWREVVPFSSGLTITSIGILIDEVAFKEKAALIEDLMAKGFQANAISILVHRETINPKIPYPCSSYSLESIDWNGNFKDPVVTQFVNQEFDMLISYYNQEKSALLFVTESSKAKFKVGFSSVNKRFNHFMITTAIEEYRVFVNELIKYLKILNKIK, from the coding sequence ATGTTTTTAAATTATTTAAAGAATTATTTTCTAAAATATACACTAAAAAATAAATGGCGAGAAGTTGTTCCATTCTCTAGTGGCTTAACCATTACGTCTATTGGAATACTAATAGACGAAGTAGCATTCAAAGAGAAGGCAGCTTTAATTGAAGATTTAATGGCTAAAGGTTTTCAGGCAAATGCAATTAGTATCTTAGTTCATAGAGAAACAATTAATCCTAAAATACCCTATCCTTGTTCTTCATATTCATTGGAAAGCATTGATTGGAACGGAAATTTTAAAGACCCAGTGGTCACTCAATTTGTTAATCAAGAGTTTGATATGTTGATTAGTTATTACAATCAGGAAAAGTCAGCTTTATTGTTTGTAACCGAAAGTTCTAAAGCAAAATTTAAAGTAGGTTTTTCATCAGTTAATAAACGTTTTAATCATTTTATGATTACTACTGCAATTGAAGAGTATAGGGTGTTTGTTAATGAGTTAATCAAATATTTAAAAATATTAAATAAAATCAAGTAG
- a CDS encoding bifunctional metallophosphatase/5'-nucleotidase — translation MKRRDFIEKTAAGSAFVGLGLSLSSFKSDAIKKITVLHTNDVHSHIDSFPLDDPRNAGMGGVSRRAALIESIRQENPNVLLLDAGDIFQGTPYFNYYGGELEFKLMSMMKYDASAIGNHDFDNGIEGLHAQMPHATFEFISANYDFKNTVMDGLVKPYKIFIKDGIKIGVFGLGIEFEGLVDKKLYKETVYNDPVEISQDMVRILKKEQQCDLVICLSHLGYKYSKEDADKISDLKLAALTEDIDLIIGGHTHTFLDKPTIVKNKAGKEVLVNQVGCYGINLGRIDFYFDNNKQNIAKGKSIVV, via the coding sequence ATGAAAAGAAGAGATTTTATAGAAAAGACAGCAGCAGGTTCTGCTTTTGTAGGTTTGGGATTGTCATTAAGCAGTTTTAAATCCGATGCAATTAAGAAGATTACTGTTTTGCATACAAACGATGTACACAGTCATATTGATTCATTCCCTTTGGACGATCCAAGGAATGCTGGAATGGGTGGAGTGAGCCGAAGAGCTGCATTAATTGAAAGCATCCGACAAGAAAATCCAAATGTCTTACTTTTAGATGCTGGTGATATTTTTCAAGGAACGCCTTACTTTAATTATTATGGCGGTGAATTGGAATTCAAATTAATGAGTATGATGAAATACGATGCATCAGCTATTGGAAATCACGATTTTGACAATGGTATTGAAGGCTTGCACGCACAAATGCCTCACGCTACTTTTGAATTCATTTCAGCCAATTACGATTTCAAAAACACAGTAATGGATGGTTTGGTTAAACCGTATAAAATTTTCATCAAAGACGGAATTAAAATTGGTGTGTTTGGATTAGGGATTGAATTTGAAGGTTTGGTAGATAAAAAGCTTTACAAAGAAACTGTTTACAATGACCCTGTCGAAATTAGCCAAGATATGGTTCGCATCTTGAAAAAAGAACAACAATGTGATTTGGTGATTTGTTTGTCACACCTGGGTTACAAATACAGTAAAGAAGACGCTGATAAAATCAGCGATTTGAAACTGGCTGCTTTAACCGAAGACATAGATTTAATTATTGGTGGTCACACCCATACTTTCTTGGACAAACCAACTATAGTCAAAAACAAAGCAGGAAAGGAGGTCTTAGTCAACCAAGTCGGTTGTTATGGAATAAACCTTGGTAGAATTGATTTTTACTTTGATAACAACAAACAGAACATCGCAAAAGGCAAATCGATTGTTGTATAA
- the dapA gene encoding 4-hydroxy-tetrahydrodipicolinate synthase: MESLIGTGVALVTPFKKDCTVDTEALARIVNFSIDGGIEYLVVLGTTAENATLSATEKEVVIATVIEANKGRLPLVLGVGGNNTMEVVSELKTRDLSHFTAILSVSPYYVKPTQEGIYQHFKAIAEVSPLPIILYNVPGRTSSNMLPSTVVRLASDFKNIIAIKEATGDLVQCFEIIKNKPKDFLVISGDDMTALSLVLAGGSGVISVIGQGFPTTFSEMIRLGLNRKVDQAFSIQYELAPIIDMIFEQGNPAGIKQVFESMGIAENTVRLPLVHVDQNLADRIHSFVQVSKK, encoded by the coding sequence ATGGAATCATTAATAGGAACAGGTGTTGCTCTGGTAACTCCTTTTAAAAAGGATTGTACTGTTGATACAGAAGCCTTAGCTAGAATAGTTAATTTTTCAATTGATGGTGGAATCGAATACCTTGTTGTTTTAGGAACAACAGCTGAGAATGCAACATTATCTGCTACAGAAAAAGAAGTAGTAATTGCCACTGTGATAGAAGCTAACAAAGGTCGATTGCCTTTAGTTTTAGGAGTAGGTGGTAACAATACTATGGAAGTGGTATCCGAATTAAAGACCAGAGATTTGTCTCATTTTACTGCTATTCTTTCGGTTTCTCCTTATTATGTTAAACCAACACAGGAAGGTATTTATCAGCATTTTAAAGCTATAGCAGAAGTTTCTCCTTTGCCAATTATTTTGTACAACGTGCCGGGTAGAACTTCTAGCAATATGTTGCCTTCAACAGTGGTTCGTTTGGCGTCTGATTTTAAAAATATTATTGCCATTAAAGAAGCAACCGGTGATTTAGTGCAATGTTTTGAAATTATCAAAAACAAACCCAAAGATTTTCTAGTAATTTCAGGTGATGATATGACCGCTTTATCTTTAGTTCTTGCTGGTGGTTCAGGAGTTATTTCTGTTATTGGTCAAGGATTCCCGACCACTTTTTCTGAAATGATTCGTTTGGGATTGAACAGAAAAGTAGATCAGGCTTTTTCTATTCAGTATGAGTTAGCACCAATTATAGATATGATTTTTGAGCAAGGCAATCCTGCCGGAATTAAGCAAGTATTTGAATCCATGGGTATTGCTGAAAATACGGTTCGATTACCACTGGTACATGTGGATCAAAATTTAGCTGATCGAATCCATTCTTTTGTTCAAGTGAGCAAAAAATAA
- a CDS encoding DUF6495 family protein, with protein sequence MKYTRLTKEQFEELHPEFINFLASQSIDKAEWDSIKENKPEVAEQELDVFSDLIWEGVLTRAEFLEHFSKNHIFLFQCFDTYVNSIVLKSLVPEVDFLTKEGLQWLSDNMFTETIEMKIGKKVFTEERNTSIFALIQQGAILSDGQLYQQINSIIESQ encoded by the coding sequence ATGAAATACACAAGATTAACTAAAGAACAGTTTGAAGAATTGCATCCAGAATTTATTAATTTTTTGGCAAGCCAATCCATTGATAAAGCGGAATGGGATTCTATTAAAGAAAACAAACCTGAAGTAGCTGAACAAGAACTGGACGTGTTTTCTGATTTGATTTGGGAAGGGGTTTTAACTAGAGCTGAATTTTTAGAACATTTTTCTAAAAATCATATTTTTCTTTTTCAATGTTTTGACACTTATGTGAATTCAATTGTTTTAAAATCATTGGTTCCAGAAGTAGATTTTTTAACTAAAGAGGGTTTGCAATGGTTGAGTGATAATATGTTTACCGAAACTATCGAAATGAAAATCGGTAAAAAAGTCTTTACCGAAGAACGAAATACTTCTATTTTTGCTTTAATTCAGCAAGGAGCTATTTTAAGCGACGGACAATTGTACCAACAAATAAATTCTATTATTGAATCGCAATAG
- a CDS encoding DNA-directed RNA polymerase subunit omega: MDLKKTNAPVNTITYNKTVIEQPTGNVYEAITIMAKRANQINSEIKKELTEKLEEFATYNDSLEEVFENKEQIEVSKFYEKLPKPHALAVQEWLDDKIYHRESNK; encoded by the coding sequence ATGGATTTAAAAAAGACGAATGCTCCAGTAAACACAATAACTTACAACAAAACTGTTATTGAACAACCTACTGGTAACGTGTATGAAGCGATTACTATTATGGCTAAAAGAGCCAATCAAATCAACTCTGAAATCAAAAAAGAATTGACAGAAAAGTTAGAAGAATTTGCTACTTACAATGATAGTCTTGAAGAGGTTTTTGAAAACAAAGAACAAATCGAGGTATCAAAATTCTATGAAAAATTGCCTAAGCCACATGCTTTAGCAGTTCAAGAGTGGTTAGACGATAAAATCTACCACAGAGAATCTAATAAATAA
- a CDS encoding outer membrane protein assembly factor BamD, giving the protein MKNLLYFLIVIVLFSSCSEYQKALKNEDPTVKLDMATKMYELGKFNQSLRLIEQIAGVYRGRPDAEQLFYMYAQSYYKTRQYYLAGYQFESFVSAYPKSDKVIEAAFLGAKSYSMLSPVYSLDQTDTNKAIEKLQLFIDNYPNSEFIAEANTITKTLNGKLEKKVFENAKGYNTISDYKSALIALDNFIADFPGTSYKEEALYYRLDSAYKLGVNSIPSKMEERLNVAKVAYANLIKFKPDTQYKQKADEMLVRIEKDLQNLLNK; this is encoded by the coding sequence ATGAAAAATTTACTCTATTTTCTTATTGTTATTGTTTTATTTAGTTCGTGCAGCGAGTATCAAAAGGCGCTTAAGAATGAAGATCCAACGGTAAAATTGGATATGGCTACTAAGATGTATGAATTAGGTAAGTTCAATCAATCATTGCGATTAATAGAGCAAATTGCTGGTGTGTATAGAGGTAGACCTGATGCTGAGCAGTTGTTTTATATGTATGCTCAATCGTATTATAAAACAAGACAATATTATTTAGCTGGCTATCAATTTGAAAGTTTTGTGTCGGCTTATCCAAAGAGTGACAAAGTGATTGAAGCTGCTTTTTTAGGGGCGAAAAGTTATTCTATGTTATCTCCAGTTTATTCTTTAGATCAAACGGATACGAATAAAGCAATTGAAAAATTACAGTTGTTCATCGATAATTATCCTAATTCAGAATTTATAGCAGAAGCCAATACAATTACGAAAACACTTAATGGAAAGTTAGAAAAGAAAGTTTTTGAAAATGCTAAAGGCTACAACACTATATCCGATTATAAATCAGCTTTAATTGCTTTAGATAATTTTATTGCTGATTTTCCTGGAACTTCATACAAAGAAGAGGCCTTGTATTACCGATTGGATTCGGCATACAAATTAGGAGTTAACAGTATTCCATCTAAAATGGAAGAACGTTTGAATGTGGCAAAAGTAGCGTACGCTAATTTGATCAAGTTCAAGCCAGATACTCAATACAAACAAAAAGCGGACGAGATGTTGGTTCGCATTGAAAAAGATTTACAAAATTTACTAAATAAATAA
- a CDS encoding TonB-dependent receptor: protein MKKIIILLFFVLGLQQIVGQTTTSSIKGVVKNGKLEALPAASVLAIHTPSGTKYTAISNGDGRFNLLNMRVGGPYVVTVSFVGSQSQKISDVYLELGKASNLDFVLEDESQQLNEVKVVAKNKVFSSNRTGAETTIGRRELITLPTISRSADDFTRLEPSASGGSFGGRNNKFNNYSLNGSIFNNPFGLDAATPGGQTGAQPISLDAIDQIQVATAPFDVTLSGFTGASVNAVTKSGTNEFHVTTYGFFRNDAMTGNKVNGEKIVVPNLEQTQAGFSIGGPLVKDKLFFFANFEVDDRNDAGSNVVANDGDGIAGVNESRVLASDLNFVSSELGKLGYNTGAYQGFTHYSKSNKGIIKLDWNINDNHKFAFIYNFLDASKDKPAHPTAIRRRGPDFNTMQFANSGYQINNELNSVLIELNSKFSETVTNKLQAGYSHFDDFRNPFSSPAPVISITKDGSPYIIAGHEPFSINNKLDQKVFQLTNNLNIIKGDHTFTLGFSFEKFQFQNSFNLKGYGFDVFGSVDMNGFRANLTNGYYAKAFADAQSTFNLRNQNAAGTDGGWNLSETTVGQLAFYVQDEWSVNDNFKLTYGLRADKPMYFNTSDLIQKFIDTDNSEGYLPGINYYDPKNGNTVNFDSTKLPGNAILWSPRIGFNWDVKGLKTTQIRGGSGIFTGRLPFVWIGNQVSGIDPFFYQVVDNDFKFPQVFRTSLGLDHKFENNYILTVDMSYNKDINGVHVQDWGLKTPTSRLAGVDQRAIYGASDKGVWTDFGFPADSHAYVMTNTNKGSAFNSSVKVQKTFDNGFYTSLAYNYLVARDVNSIEAEITGDAFVFNPALGNVNDAVLSNSKYGDTHRFIGVGSKKWTYGTNDKWSTTVSTFFEYAQGGRFSYTYGGDINNDGAFGNDLIYVPTTTEISSMTFSGPGQGAAYDNFIKQDDYLNSRRGQYAERYGALSPWRGKWDMKLIQDYNFKVSSSAKTNTIQFSIDILNFGNMINSNWGLVQLPTSVQPIGVAVDAVTKVPTYTFNGQQTRTFNYDSSLASRWQAQFGIRYIF from the coding sequence ATGAAAAAAATCATTATTTTATTGTTTTTCGTACTTGGCTTGCAACAAATTGTTGGTCAAACTACGACTTCAAGCATTAAAGGTGTTGTGAAAAATGGAAAATTGGAGGCGCTTCCTGCAGCTTCTGTTTTAGCAATTCACACTCCTTCAGGAACTAAATATACCGCTATTTCCAATGGAGACGGTAGATTTAATTTATTAAACATGAGAGTCGGTGGACCTTATGTAGTTACAGTTAGTTTTGTTGGTAGCCAAAGTCAAAAAATAAGCGATGTTTATTTGGAACTAGGTAAAGCTTCTAATTTAGATTTTGTTTTAGAAGACGAAAGTCAGCAATTAAATGAAGTGAAAGTTGTAGCTAAAAACAAAGTTTTTTCAAGTAACCGTACTGGAGCTGAAACCACTATTGGTAGAAGAGAGTTAATTACTTTGCCAACAATTTCACGTTCAGCTGATGATTTTACTCGTTTAGAGCCATCTGCAAGCGGGGGTTCTTTTGGAGGTAGAAACAATAAGTTTAATAATTATTCATTAAACGGTTCTATTTTCAATAACCCATTTGGATTAGATGCTGCTACACCTGGTGGACAAACTGGAGCACAGCCAATTTCTTTGGATGCAATTGACCAAATTCAGGTTGCAACAGCACCTTTTGATGTTACCTTGTCTGGATTTACAGGTGCTTCTGTTAATGCTGTTACAAAATCAGGTACAAATGAATTTCACGTTACTACATATGGTTTCTTCAGAAACGATGCTATGACTGGAAATAAAGTTAATGGAGAAAAAATTGTAGTTCCAAACTTAGAACAAACTCAAGCAGGTTTTAGTATTGGAGGTCCATTAGTAAAAGACAAATTATTTTTCTTCGCCAATTTTGAGGTTGATGATAGAAATGATGCTGGTTCAAATGTAGTTGCAAATGACGGTGATGGAATTGCAGGTGTAAATGAATCAAGAGTTTTAGCTTCAGATTTAAATTTCGTATCATCTGAACTTGGAAAATTAGGATATAATACTGGAGCTTATCAAGGTTTTACCCATTATTCAAAATCGAATAAAGGAATTATCAAATTGGATTGGAATATTAATGACAATCATAAATTTGCTTTCATTTATAATTTTCTAGATGCATCTAAAGATAAACCAGCTCACCCAACTGCAATTAGAAGAAGAGGTCCTGATTTTAATACAATGCAGTTTGCTAATTCTGGATATCAAATAAACAATGAATTGAATTCTGTTTTAATCGAATTGAATTCTAAGTTTTCTGAAACTGTAACTAATAAATTACAAGCAGGATATTCTCACTTTGATGATTTTAGAAATCCATTTTCATCTCCTGCGCCAGTAATTAGTATTACTAAAGACGGTTCACCTTATATTATTGCTGGTCATGAGCCATTTTCAATCAACAATAAATTAGATCAAAAAGTGTTTCAATTAACTAATAATTTAAACATTATTAAAGGTGATCATACATTCACTCTTGGATTTTCATTTGAAAAGTTTCAATTTCAAAATTCTTTCAACTTAAAAGGATATGGATTTGATGTTTTTGGAAGTGTTGATATGAATGGTTTCAGAGCTAACTTAACCAACGGTTATTATGCAAAAGCTTTTGCAGATGCTCAATCCACTTTTAACTTAAGAAACCAAAATGCTGCTGGAACCGATGGTGGTTGGAATTTATCAGAAACTACTGTAGGTCAATTGGCTTTTTATGTTCAAGACGAATGGAGTGTTAATGACAATTTTAAATTAACATATGGATTAAGAGCTGATAAACCGATGTATTTTAATACATCTGATTTGATTCAGAAATTTATCGATACAGATAATTCAGAAGGTTATTTACCTGGTATCAATTATTATGATCCAAAAAATGGTAATACTGTAAATTTTGATTCAACTAAATTACCAGGAAATGCTATTTTGTGGTCACCACGTATTGGCTTCAACTGGGATGTGAAAGGTTTGAAAACTACTCAAATTAGAGGAGGTTCTGGTATTTTTACTGGTAGACTACCTTTCGTTTGGATTGGTAACCAAGTAAGTGGAATTGATCCTTTCTTTTACCAAGTAGTTGACAATGACTTTAAATTCCCTCAAGTATTTAGAACTAGTTTAGGTCTTGATCACAAATTTGAAAATAACTATATCTTAACTGTTGACATGTCTTACAACAAAGACATAAATGGAGTACATGTTCAAGATTGGGGATTGAAAACTCCAACAAGCAGATTAGCTGGTGTAGATCAAAGAGCAATTTATGGGGCATCTGATAAAGGTGTTTGGACTGATTTTGGTTTTCCAGCAGATTCTCATGCTTATGTTATGACTAACACCAATAAAGGAAGTGCTTTTAATTCTTCTGTAAAAGTGCAAAAAACATTTGACAATGGTTTTTATACAAGCTTAGCTTATAACTATTTAGTAGCTAGAGATGTTAACTCAATTGAAGCAGAAATTACTGGAGATGCTTTCGTATTTAATCCTGCATTAGGAAATGTTAATGATGCTGTTTTGTCTAACTCTAAATATGGTGATACACATCGATTTATTGGAGTAGGTTCTAAAAAATGGACTTATGGTACAAATGATAAATGGTCGACTACTGTTTCTACATTTTTTGAATATGCTCAAGGGGGTCGTTTCTCTTATACCTATGGAGGAGATATTAATAATGATGGTGCTTTTGGAAATGATTTAATTTATGTTCCAACAACTACTGAAATTAGTTCTATGACTTTTTCTGGACCAGGACAAGGTGCAGCGTATGATAACTTTATCAAACAAGATGATTACTTGAACTCTAGAAGAGGTCAATATGCAGAACGTTATGGAGCATTATCTCCTTGGAGAGGTAAATGGGATATGAAATTGATTCAAGATTATAATTTTAAAGTTTCATCTTCTGCTAAAACAAATACTATTCAATTTAGTATCGACATCTTAAACTTTGGTAATATGATTAATTCAAATTGGGGATTAGTTCAATTACCAACTAGCGTTCAGCCAATTGGTGTTGCTGTAGATGCTGTTACAAAAGTTCCAACTTATACTTTCAATGGACAACAGACAAGAACATTTAACTATGATTCTAGTTTAGCTTCAAGATGGCAAGCACAATTTGGTATTCGATATATTTTCTAA
- the ligA gene encoding NAD-dependent DNA ligase LigA, translating to MDIHITIQNLREELHQHNHNYYVLDNPTISDYEFDLKLAQLQELETQHPEFYDESSPTQRVGGAITKNFETVVHEHRMYSLDNSYSKGDLIEWEKRIQKVLGEVPLEYTCELKYDGASISITYVNGKLDRAVTRGDGFQGDDVTNNIKTIKSVPLQLKGNYPPKFDIRGEIILPFAGFEKMNQELIEIGETPYSNPRNTASGSLKLQDSKEVAKRPLDCLLYYLIGNQLPFNSQFESLESARAWGFKAPKEARLASNLEEVFEFIAYWDTHRHNLPYETDGVVVKVNSFQHQEELGYTAKSPRWAIAYKFKSEQVATRLNSISYQVGRTGAITPVANLEPVQLAGTIVKRASLHNADQIEKLDIRVGDTVFVEKGGEIIPKIIAVDLAQRPLFTDPTQYITHCPECQAELVRIEGEANHYCPNFYGCPPQIIGRIQHFISRKAMDIEGLGGETVALLFNNGLVHNYADLYELKVEQILPLERMAQKSAENLVYGVALSKTIPFERVLFALGIRYVGETVAKKLAKHYKNIDALRQAGLMDLILVDEIGERIAQSVIDFFDNQENKIIIERLKNYGIQLEIVEKINPNATDKLEGKTFVVSGVFSLYSRDELKQAIEDNGGKVGSSISAKTDYVVAGDNMGPAKLDKANKLNIPIISEEDFQQLVN from the coding sequence ATGGACATTCATATTACAATTCAAAACTTACGAGAGGAATTACACCAACACAATCATAATTACTATGTGTTGGACAATCCAACTATTTCGGATTATGAGTTTGATTTGAAATTGGCCCAATTACAAGAATTAGAAACGCAACACCCTGAATTTTACGACGAAAGTTCGCCTACACAACGTGTTGGAGGAGCAATTACTAAGAATTTCGAAACGGTTGTTCACGAACATCGAATGTATTCTTTGGATAATTCGTATTCCAAAGGAGATCTAATCGAATGGGAAAAACGAATTCAAAAAGTACTGGGAGAAGTACCTTTGGAATATACGTGTGAGTTGAAGTACGACGGAGCTTCGATTAGTATTACCTATGTAAACGGAAAACTAGATCGGGCTGTCACTCGTGGAGATGGTTTTCAGGGAGATGATGTGACGAATAATATCAAAACCATTAAATCAGTTCCGTTACAACTAAAAGGGAACTATCCTCCAAAGTTTGACATACGCGGTGAAATTATTTTGCCATTTGCCGGTTTTGAAAAAATGAATCAAGAGTTGATTGAAATAGGTGAAACACCCTATTCCAATCCAAGAAATACCGCTTCTGGAAGTTTAAAATTACAAGATAGCAAAGAAGTGGCAAAGCGTCCATTGGATTGCTTGTTGTATTATTTAATTGGCAATCAATTGCCTTTCAATTCTCAATTTGAAAGTTTAGAGTCGGCAAGAGCTTGGGGGTTTAAAGCGCCTAAAGAAGCGAGGTTGGCTAGTAATTTAGAAGAAGTGTTTGAATTTATAGCCTATTGGGATACGCACCGTCATAATTTACCTTATGAAACGGATGGCGTAGTGGTAAAGGTAAATTCATTTCAGCACCAAGAAGAATTAGGCTATACTGCGAAATCGCCTCGTTGGGCTATAGCTTATAAATTTAAGTCGGAGCAGGTTGCTACTCGTTTGAATTCAATATCTTATCAAGTAGGACGTACAGGAGCAATAACACCTGTCGCTAATTTGGAACCTGTGCAATTGGCCGGAACTATTGTGAAGCGTGCTTCGTTGCACAATGCTGATCAAATTGAAAAATTAGACATTCGGGTGGGAGATACTGTTTTTGTTGAAAAAGGCGGAGAAATTATTCCTAAAATTATCGCTGTAGATTTGGCGCAACGCCCATTGTTTACAGATCCAACGCAGTATATAACACATTGCCCAGAATGTCAAGCTGAACTGGTACGTATTGAGGGAGAAGCCAATCATTATTGTCCTAATTTTTATGGCTGTCCTCCACAGATTATTGGTCGAATTCAGCATTTTATTTCCAGAAAAGCAATGGATATTGAAGGACTTGGTGGAGAAACAGTGGCTTTATTATTCAATAATGGCTTGGTTCATAATTATGCCGATTTATATGAACTCAAAGTGGAGCAAATCTTGCCATTGGAACGAATGGCACAGAAATCTGCGGAAAATTTAGTTTATGGTGTAGCACTTTCTAAAACTATTCCTTTTGAGCGTGTATTGTTTGCTTTAGGCATTCGGTATGTGGGAGAAACCGTAGCGAAGAAATTAGCCAAACATTATAAGAATATAGACGCTTTACGTCAAGCCGGTTTGATGGATTTAATTTTGGTTGACGAAATAGGAGAGCGTATTGCTCAAAGTGTTATTGACTTTTTTGACAATCAAGAGAATAAGATTATTATTGAAAGATTAAAAAACTACGGTATTCAGCTTGAAATCGTAGAAAAAATAAACCCAAATGCTACCGATAAATTAGAAGGAAAAACCTTTGTAGTTTCGGGAGTTTTTTCACTGTATTCAAGAGATGAATTGAAACAAGCCATTGAAGATAATGGAGGAAAGGTAGGAAGTTCTATCTCAGCTAAAACTGATTATGTTGTAGCAGGCGACAATATGGGACCAGCCAAACTAGATAAAGCCAACAAACTTAATATTCCAATTATCTCAGAGGAAGATTTTCAACAATTAGTAAACTAA
- a CDS encoding 5'-nucleotidase C-terminal domain-containing protein, which translates to MVKLKKYNQFFKLFVIIITTLTIYSCGSSRFQLTTIEGKKIPITASAGTNETIEKFVQPYRETIDTDLSAVLAYNPVTLDKNNGKWQSPLGNLMADVTLKAGDKIFKSRENKSIAICILNSGGIRSTLAKGNVTARTAYGIMPFENSLVVIALKGEQIQELVDYFIATKKSHPLSGLTFTIAKDKSAKNILVQGQALDKNAIYYVATNDYLANGGDNMNFFKKGIQLYDLDYKLRNILIDYFKEVDTIPVINDIRITEE; encoded by the coding sequence ATGGTAAAACTAAAAAAGTATAATCAATTTTTCAAACTTTTTGTTATAATTATAACAACATTAACAATTTACTCTTGCGGAAGTTCTCGCTTCCAATTGACCACAATTGAAGGAAAAAAAATACCAATTACCGCTTCTGCGGGTACTAATGAAACAATAGAAAAATTTGTACAACCTTACAGAGAAACTATCGATACAGATCTAAGTGCAGTATTGGCTTACAATCCAGTAACATTGGATAAAAACAATGGAAAATGGCAATCACCTCTTGGTAATTTAATGGCCGATGTAACGCTTAAAGCGGGAGATAAAATTTTTAAATCAAGAGAAAATAAATCTATCGCCATCTGTATTTTAAATAGTGGCGGGATTCGTTCTACACTTGCCAAAGGTAATGTAACTGCTCGAACTGCTTATGGAATTATGCCTTTTGAAAATAGTCTAGTGGTAATTGCTTTGAAAGGAGAACAGATTCAAGAATTGGTAGATTATTTTATCGCAACAAAAAAATCACACCCATTGTCTGGATTGACATTTACAATTGCTAAGGATAAATCAGCTAAAAACATCCTAGTACAAGGACAAGCTTTAGATAAAAATGCGATTTATTATGTGGCGACCAACGATTATTTAGCCAATGGTGGTGATAATATGAACTTTTTCAAAAAAGGAATTCAGCTATACGATTTAGATTATAAATTACGTAATATACTTATTGACTACTTTAAAGAAGTGGACACCATTCCGGTGATTAATGACATCCGAATTACAGAAGAATAA